A segment of the Acetobacteroides hydrogenigenes genome:
GCGCATCTCGCTCTGCGCTGATAAGGCAACCTTAAAGGAGGCCGCCGATATACTTAGCACGTATAAGCTAGAGGAATAGTAGTACAGAAGTGTTCTTATAACCGCACAAAGTTATATCAACGCGACTCCCCTCCTTTTTAAGGAGGGGTCAGCGCAGCCGGGGGTGGTTGACTCTCGAAATTATAAATTGACCAACCACCCCGCCCTACGGGCACCCCTCCTTGAGAAGGAGGGGAATCGCCCTGAACAGGCATTGCAGGAAATTAAAAGTCGCCATTCTTTGAATTACGACTTCAAAAAGAAAACAAGAATGAACATTACCATTATAGGACTAGGCTTAATTGGAGGATCGATGGCCCTCGACTTTAAGCACATGGGGCATCGGGTGCTAGGCGTCGATGCCAACCCCTTTCACCAGCGCGAGGCCATGGACCTTGGGCTGGTGGAGCAATGCCTACCGCTCGATCAGGCCGTGGCGCAGTCGGACGTGGTGGTGGTTGCCGTACCCGTAGGGGCAACACCAGCCGTTATTAAGGAAGCGCTGCAGCATCTTCCAGCAAATGGCGTTATCTTTGATGTTGGCTCGACCAAAAAAAGTATCTGCAAGGCGCTGGAAGGGCATCCACGACGCGAGCGATTTGTTGCCGCCCACCCCATTGCAGGAACCGAGTACAGCGGACCATCGGCAGCGCACAGCGGCCTTTTCTACCGCAAGCTGGGCATCATCTGCGATAGGGAGAAGAGCGCCCCCGATGCTGTAGACTGCGTGGAGGACCTATTCGTGCAGCTGGGCATGGAGCTCAAGCGCATCGACTCCGACGAGCACGACAAGCACCTAGCCTACGTCTCGCACATCTCGCACCTATCGTCGTTTACGCTGGGGCTAACGGTGCTCGACATCGAGAAGGACGAGCGCTCGATCTTCGACATGGCCGGCAGCGGTTTCGCCTCGACGGTTCGACTGGCAAAGAGCTCGCCCGAGATGTGGGCGCCCATCATGCTCGAAAACTCGGAGCACCTGCTGGAGGCGCTCGACAGCTACATCGACAACCTCAACAAGTTTAAGGAGCGCATCCTTAACCGCGACGAGGAGGGGCTAAAGGAACTGATGCGCGAGGCCAACCGAATTAGGGGGGTACTGGAGAAGAGGAGTTAAACGGAAGTTAAACGGAAGTTAAACGGAAGTTATACCGAAGTTATTCGGGAGTTAAACGGAAGTGGAGCAAAGCGACATCCCGCCTTAGCGGGGAAGTTAGACAAAGAGAATTTCAGAAGCAGTCACTTTGAGAATCTAGGCTGATACGCAGGATTTACGTAGAGACGTTGCACTGCAATGTCTCTACCTTTCGGCTAAACCTGACAGGTTTACGACCCAAAGATTGGCTCACCGGAGCATAAGATTACTCCACCGGAGCTAAGATTGGCTCGCCCAGTCGTAAGATTGCTTCACCGGGCGTAAGATTTGTCCGCCGAGTCGTAAGATTGCTTCGCCGAACCATAAGATTGCTCTGCCGAACGTAAGATTTGCTCACCGGGTTGTAAGATTGGGCTACCGGACTTGAGGAAATATCGCTGGAGCTGAGGAAGCGTCGCCGGACTTGATGCTAAACCTGACAGGTTTTGAAAACCTGTCAGGTTTACGCGAAGACATCTAGCATCTAACGTCTAATATCTAGAGTCTTAAAAAAGTAACGAAACAAAACAAAAACATCATACAATGGCAGCAAACGAGCTTAAAGATTTGATTCCGATGTCGGAATGGTTACCAGGAATCAAGAGACCGCTAATTATCGCAGGACCTTGCAGCGCCGAGAGTCCCGAACAGCTGATGCAAACCGCCAAGGAGATTAAAGTCCTTGGCCAGGTAGACATCTTCCGCGCAGGCATCTGGAAGCCCCGCACCTTCCCCAACAACTTCGAGGGAGTGGGCAGCATCGGCTTAGAGTGGCTTCGCGAGGTAAAGAAGGAGACCGGCATGCCCGTGGCCACCGAGGTAGGCTCGGTGAAGCACGTGTTCGAGGCCATCAAGTACGGCGTCGACCTCATCTGGATTGGCGCCCGCACCACGGCCAACCCCTTCGCCATGCAGGAGATCGCCGAGGCGCTTCAGGGCGTCGACATCCCCGTGCTGGTAAAGAACCCGCTTAGCCCCGACCTCGAGCTGTGGGATGGAGGTATCAACCGTATCTACGCGGCTGGCATCCGCAAGCTGGGCGCCATCCACCGCGGCTTCTCCACTTGGGGCAAGAGCGACCTGCGCAACACCCCACACTGGCAGGTGCCCATCGAGCTGAAGCGCATCCACCCGAATCTCCCCATCATTGGCGACCCCAGCCACATCTGCGGAAACCGCACCATGATTGCCGACATCGCGCAGCGCGCCATGGATTTCAACCTTGATGGGTTGATGATCGAGAGCCATTGCAACCCCGACGAGGCATGGAGCGACGCCAAGCAGCAGGTTACCCCTACCCGACTGGGTGAAATCCTCAGCGGTTTGAAGATAAAAACCGAGCACACCAGCGATGAGAAATTTATTCGTACCTTAGATGAGCTCCGCTCGCAGATCGACATGTACGACGACCAGATACTAAACATCCTGGAAGCCCGCATGAAGATCGCCGAGAAGATCGGTCTCTGCAAGAAGGAAAACAACGTGAGCATCCT
Coding sequences within it:
- a CDS encoding prephenate dehydrogenase, with the protein product MVDSRNYKLTNHPALRAPLLEKEGNRPEQALQEIKSRHSLNYDFKKKTRMNITIIGLGLIGGSMALDFKHMGHRVLGVDANPFHQREAMDLGLVEQCLPLDQAVAQSDVVVVAVPVGATPAVIKEALQHLPANGVIFDVGSTKKSICKALEGHPRRERFVAAHPIAGTEYSGPSAAHSGLFYRKLGIICDREKSAPDAVDCVEDLFVQLGMELKRIDSDEHDKHLAYVSHISHLSSFTLGLTVLDIEKDERSIFDMAGSGFASTVRLAKSSPEMWAPIMLENSEHLLEALDSYIDNLNKFKERILNRDEEGLKELMREANRIRGVLEKRS
- a CDS encoding chorismate mutase, with amino-acid sequence MAANELKDLIPMSEWLPGIKRPLIIAGPCSAESPEQLMQTAKEIKVLGQVDIFRAGIWKPRTFPNNFEGVGSIGLEWLREVKKETGMPVATEVGSVKHVFEAIKYGVDLIWIGARTTANPFAMQEIAEALQGVDIPVLVKNPLSPDLELWDGGINRIYAAGIRKLGAIHRGFSTWGKSDLRNTPHWQVPIELKRIHPNLPIIGDPSHICGNRTMIADIAQRAMDFNLDGLMIESHCNPDEAWSDAKQQVTPTRLGEILSGLKIKTEHTSDEKFIRTLDELRSQIDMYDDQILNILEARMKIAEKIGLCKKENNVSILQTARWSDIINKMVEKGAGKGLSDKCISEIFQSIHEESINHQINVTRD